A part of Tardiphaga sp. vice304 genomic DNA contains:
- a CDS encoding metallophosphoesterase family protein produces the protein MLLAIFADIHANKQAFSACLAAARARGAERMILLGDFVGYGGDPEWSVDTVMALVEDGAVAVLGNHDHAVGTPSETMNDNARAVIEWTRSRLDAGQKHFLAELPMTVEDEDRLYVHSEASAPARWRYVQDASDAARSIVATPATVGFCGHIHRPALYSMSVVAKMTAFTPVTDVAVQLLPGRHWLAVLGSVGQPRDGNPAAAFAMFDTARNEITYCRVPYDIEAAAARIRAHGLPEWLAQRLATGR, from the coding sequence GTGCTTCTGGCGATCTTTGCCGATATCCATGCCAACAAGCAGGCGTTCAGCGCGTGCCTGGCAGCGGCGCGCGCGCGTGGCGCGGAGCGCATGATCCTGCTCGGCGATTTCGTCGGCTATGGCGGCGATCCCGAATGGAGCGTCGATACCGTGATGGCGTTGGTCGAGGACGGCGCGGTGGCGGTGCTCGGCAATCACGATCACGCGGTCGGCACGCCATCCGAGACCATGAACGATAATGCCCGCGCGGTGATCGAATGGACCCGCAGCCGGCTCGACGCCGGGCAGAAGCACTTTCTCGCCGAACTCCCGATGACGGTCGAGGACGAGGACCGGCTCTACGTGCATTCCGAAGCCAGCGCGCCCGCGCGCTGGCGCTACGTGCAGGACGCCTCCGACGCCGCGCGCAGCATCGTAGCGACGCCAGCCACGGTCGGCTTCTGCGGCCATATCCATCGGCCGGCGCTGTATTCGATGTCGGTGGTCGCGAAGATGACGGCGTTCACGCCGGTCACCGACGTCGCCGTGCAACTGTTGCCGGGGCGGCACTGGCTGGCGGTGCTGGGCTCGGTCGGGCAACCCCGCGACGGCAACCCGGCGGCGGCGTTCGCGATGTTCGACACCGCGCGCAACGAGATCACCTATTGCCGCGTGCCCTATGACATCGAGGCGGCGGCGGCCCGGATCCGCGCCCACGGCCTGCCGGAATGGCTGGCCCAGCGCCTCGCGACGGGACGCTGA
- a CDS encoding DUF6968 family protein: MPEPMQRVFRLRRDSGHVDVVVSIFWPEPRENSWFADWTIGWPDRERKGSAGGADAIQALLVALNMVGSELYCSAEHEAGRLDWADDWSGYGFPVPRGMRDVLTGDDARYL, from the coding sequence ATGCCAGAGCCCATGCAACGGGTCTTCAGACTTCGCCGCGACTCCGGCCATGTCGATGTCGTCGTCAGCATTTTCTGGCCCGAACCACGCGAAAACTCCTGGTTCGCGGACTGGACGATCGGCTGGCCCGACCGCGAGCGGAAGGGGTCGGCGGGCGGGGCCGACGCCATCCAGGCGTTGCTCGTGGCGCTCAACATGGTCGGCTCCGAGCTCTATTGCAGCGCGGAGCACGAGGCCGGGCGGCTGGACTGGGCCGACGACTGGTCGGGCTACGGTTTTCCGGTGCCGCGCGGGATGCGCGATGTTCTGACGGGCGACGACGCGCGATATCTTTAG
- a CDS encoding bifunctional serine/threonine-protein kinase/universal stress protein, which produces MARDQLHPGSVIDGFTIGEQLHAGGMATLWRVTRPDIAQPLLMKVPRISEGDDPAAIVSFEMEQMIVPRLSGVHVPACFGTGDFARQPYVVIERLPGQTLYKRLPELPLSYDEAVAIAGKIAVALADLHAQHVIHHDLKPSSVMFRDSGEAVLIDYGLSFHAQLPDLLQEEFRLPFGTAPYMAPERLLGVRDDPRSDLFSLGALLYFFTTGERPHGESETLRGMRRRLWRDVLPPRRLRADYPPWLQEIVLRCLAIEPSARHPTAAQLAFDLGHPDQVPLTARAEKFDRDPWRTVWHRRFNRGAALPQAKTDVAAVVEAAPIVMVALDVGDDSAELNDALRVATARILSTLPAARLACVNVLKLGRLSIDKTLDENDNNKHVDRLVQLRHWASTLGLEPERMTSHVIEAIDPAAAVLEFAEVNKVDHILIGARQKSLRRKLLGSVSAKVAAEARCSVTVVRPARMGE; this is translated from the coding sequence ATGGCGCGCGACCAGTTGCATCCGGGCTCGGTGATCGACGGCTTCACCATCGGCGAGCAGTTGCACGCCGGCGGCATGGCGACGCTGTGGCGGGTCACGCGGCCGGACATCGCGCAGCCGCTGCTGATGAAGGTGCCGCGCATCAGTGAGGGCGACGATCCCGCGGCTATCGTCTCCTTCGAGATGGAGCAGATGATCGTGCCGCGCCTCAGCGGGGTGCACGTGCCGGCCTGTTTCGGCACCGGCGACTTTGCGCGGCAGCCTTATGTGGTGATCGAGCGGCTCCCCGGCCAGACGCTGTACAAGCGGCTGCCGGAGCTGCCGTTGTCTTATGACGAGGCGGTGGCGATTGCCGGCAAGATCGCGGTGGCGCTGGCCGACCTGCACGCGCAGCACGTCATCCACCACGACCTCAAGCCGAGCAGCGTGATGTTTCGCGACAGCGGCGAGGCCGTGCTGATCGACTACGGCCTGTCGTTTCACGCGCAACTGCCGGATCTGCTGCAGGAGGAATTCCGGCTGCCGTTCGGCACCGCGCCCTACATGGCGCCGGAGCGGCTGCTCGGCGTCCGCGACGACCCGCGCAGCGACCTGTTTTCGCTGGGCGCGCTGTTGTACTTCTTCACCACCGGCGAGCGGCCGCATGGCGAGAGCGAGACGCTGCGCGGCATGCGGCGGCGGCTGTGGCGCGACGTGCTGCCGCCGCGACGGCTGCGCGCCGACTATCCGCCATGGCTGCAGGAGATCGTGCTGCGCTGCCTGGCGATCGAGCCCTCGGCGCGGCACCCGACCGCAGCACAGCTCGCCTTCGATCTCGGCCATCCCGACCAGGTGCCGCTCACCGCGCGCGCCGAGAAGTTCGATCGCGATCCCTGGCGCACGGTGTGGCACCGCCGCTTCAACCGCGGCGCGGCGCTGCCGCAGGCGAAGACCGACGTCGCCGCGGTGGTGGAGGCGGCGCCGATCGTGATGGTCGCGCTCGATGTCGGCGACGACTCGGCCGAACTCAACGACGCGCTGCGGGTGGCGACCGCGCGCATCCTATCGACGCTGCCGGCGGCGCGCCTCGCCTGCGTCAACGTGCTGAAACTCGGCCGCCTCAGCATCGACAAGACGCTGGACGAAAACGACAACAACAAGCACGTCGACCGCCTGGTGCAACTGCGCCACTGGGCCTCGACGCTGGGGCTGGAGCCGGAGCGCATGACCAGCCACGTCATCGAGGCGATCGACCCGGCCGCCGCGGTGCTGGAATTCGCCGAGGTCAACAAGGTCGACCACATTTTGATCGGCGCCCGGCAGAAGTCGTTGCGGCGGAAATTGCTCGGCAGCGTGTCGGCGAAGGTCGCAGCGGAGGCGCGCTGCAGCGTGACGGTGGTCCGGCCGGCGCGGATGGGGGAGTAG
- the rpe gene encoding ribulose-phosphate 3-epimerase, which yields MSSFVPRPLVIAPSILAADFSRLGEEVRAVDEAGADWLHLDVMDGHFVPNISYGPDVIKAMRPHSNKIFDAHLMIAPCDAYLEAFAKAGCDHITVHAEAGPHLHRSLQAIRALGKKAGVSLNPGTPLSAIEYVIDLLDLVLVMSVNPGFGGQAFIPSALGKISDLRAMTAGRPIDIEVDGGVSAAVSGQLAAAGANAFVAGSAVFKGGTVESYKANIDGIRGEALKARGEMV from the coding sequence ATGTCCAGCTTTGTGCCACGCCCCCTCGTCATCGCACCCTCGATCCTGGCCGCGGATTTCTCCAGGCTGGGCGAGGAGGTCCGCGCGGTGGACGAAGCCGGAGCCGACTGGCTGCATCTCGACGTGATGGACGGCCATTTCGTGCCGAACATTTCCTACGGCCCCGACGTCATCAAGGCGATGCGCCCGCACAGCAACAAGATCTTCGACGCGCATCTGATGATCGCGCCGTGCGACGCCTATCTCGAAGCCTTCGCGAAAGCCGGCTGCGACCACATCACGGTGCATGCCGAGGCAGGTCCCCATCTGCACCGCTCGCTGCAGGCAATCCGCGCGCTCGGCAAGAAGGCCGGCGTCTCGCTGAACCCCGGCACGCCGCTGTCGGCGATCGAATATGTCATCGACCTGCTCGACCTCGTGCTGGTGATGTCGGTCAACCCAGGCTTCGGCGGCCAGGCCTTCATCCCCTCCGCGCTCGGCAAGATCTCCGACCTGCGCGCCATGACCGCGGGGCGCCCGATCGACATCGAAGTCGACGGCGGCGTCTCGGCGGCGGTTTCGGGGCAGCTCGCCGCGGCCGGGGCGAATGCGTTCGTCGCGGGCTCCGCGGTGTTCAAGGGCGGGACTGTGGAGAGCTACAAGGCCAACATCGACGGGATTCGCGGAGAAGCGCTGAAGGCGCGCGGGGAGATGGTGTAA
- a CDS encoding type II toxin-antitoxin system MqsR family toxin: MVYFQMPEHNKPTHDLKTVQSVFSNTQGLHITGTALRDAAALGYGSEGIIETIQSIEASHFYKSMPSEKKPGTWQDVYRVPDGDIELYVKFTSDVVTEFRLLSFKER; this comes from the coding sequence ATGGTGTATTTTCAGATGCCAGAACACAACAAGCCAACGCATGATCTGAAAACAGTTCAATCCGTATTTTCAAACACGCAGGGTTTGCACATCACCGGTACGGCACTTCGTGATGCAGCAGCGCTGGGCTACGGGTCGGAGGGGATCATCGAAACGATCCAGTCCATCGAAGCCAGCCACTTCTACAAGTCGATGCCGTCTGAAAAGAAGCCCGGTACCTGGCAGGATGTGTACCGGGTGCCGGATGGCGATATCGAACTCTATGTGAAGTTCACGTCGGACGTGGTGACAGAATTCAGGCTCCTGTCGTTCAAGGAGAGGTGA
- a CDS encoding type II toxin-antitoxin system MqsA family antitoxin, translating to MEESPTCPETGLPMVRDTRPMTITYKGQSSTIDMPGWYCDESDESIHTGDDLKVSDAALKALRMHTENLLSPQDVKRIRTKIGLTQREAGTLIGGGPNAFQKYEQGTVTVSKGISNFLRLLERHPEEVEELKKQA from the coding sequence ATGGAAGAATCCCCGACGTGTCCCGAAACAGGCCTGCCGATGGTACGCGACACGCGGCCCATGACCATCACCTACAAGGGGCAGTCATCCACTATAGATATGCCCGGATGGTACTGCGATGAATCGGACGAGAGCATTCATACCGGCGACGATCTGAAAGTATCCGACGCTGCATTGAAAGCGCTTCGGATGCATACCGAGAACCTGCTTTCCCCGCAGGACGTGAAGCGAATTCGGACCAAGATCGGATTGACGCAGCGAGAGGCGGGAACGCTGATCGGCGGTGGCCCGAATGCATTCCAGAAGTACGAGCAAGGGACCGTTACCGTCAGCAAGGGCATCAGCAATTTTCTGCGACTGCTGGAAAGACACCCCGAGGAAGTCGAAGAGCTCAAGAAGCAAGCGTAG